In Myxococcus virescens, a single window of DNA contains:
- a CDS encoding serine/threonine-protein kinase: protein MAGYVLGAPLGRGGFGRVFAARREVDGLDVALKVLEPLAGERLGRELEALRRIGPPAVPRLLGEATTRAGERVVIMERIEGPTLARRLAKLPGAGALPWADAAPLMRALAEALAQVHAAGVVHRDLKPENVVLSEGRLVLLDFGLARLTAQDDGEGLSPGLTRTGQRLGTHEYMSPEQCRDARYIDARADLYGLGVLFFELLCGRPPFVGEAAAVLQAHVSRRPPAMRTLAPWPVPAAVETLVQRLLAKVPEDRGDSARSLAEELRELQGAGHALGTHAVSGALAENPRHATEAPRTDTGPSTAPTPDTSRATRDVAVLGVKSSLDAPALQASLAGSGVILARVEPGLCLFAFPHEAAVEAGLRAALRAAEVLKAALPPNATLALHCAPLRVRERAGRLTVGGAAVERPERWWPSFESVSTPETVALTASARAHLGDLPSSTPHGDALTSPDVLLGRDTERQWLREALSRVQTHGAPVLRTLLAEEGQGKTRLLTTWRSELEGMPGVSVRFVEALPDEGSASESGLRSLINTVLGLPSQTPSDEALRRLLADARPPVDVATVHPAARRQLVARAIAAHLWRLAAAQPLVLLVDDAHTLDPTALDALELATLSGEGAPLCVVLAGRHRLLGLRPYLGERARDAEQRELPPLPEHDARELLRQWLRPVDLIAEGVLRELVDRCGGSPLRMLETVRALRGAGAIRTRPDGGGYLAADALNGLAPDRPGADERLAERSLSGLPPGMRAPLQVAALLGDDVRLEELTATLAHLEADADLDLSLDPGVAMERLARAGMLEPRGPRRWRFEHTTLREAFTALLPPPLKRRICTAALRALPATPTARRARLAESAGDSLQATALHWNLAESARHAHRLLEAERHYSAALSLVPRTEEAVRLELLSGRGRVRYRLQRIDDAVEDLRAARLLAEAHRDVVREADLLLEEATALDWQDDAVGSTALLEQALHCLKDAVPSELAARHALAQARVLVRREDITGAVPALERAVEAARSGEDSETEAIALAMLGAMLAWTDRLDEASRRFDEAIALCEATGDTLHLGVALNNRMVLHVQRRDAASAHADLERAVTLGRELGNVQIERTSAFNLALLLGYQGRAVEALPLARRAGVLSQRFFPRSMAQDALLVARLCCELGDLPEVARQLAWLEEPDTRQRLSPSDALMLSVVRRVVNEARDALPYGADAWAHLVEASRRLATPDERLEILVWAARAARKAGDTVTLRARVAEVEETAREAPLWTDRVRALVAPAESP from the coding sequence GTGGCGGGCTATGTCCTGGGAGCGCCCTTGGGGCGCGGTGGGTTTGGACGGGTGTTCGCCGCGCGGCGTGAGGTGGATGGGCTGGACGTCGCGCTGAAGGTGCTGGAACCGCTCGCGGGCGAACGGCTGGGGCGGGAGTTGGAGGCCCTGCGCCGCATCGGCCCCCCCGCCGTGCCGCGGCTGCTGGGTGAGGCCACGACCCGCGCCGGTGAGCGGGTGGTCATCATGGAGCGCATCGAGGGCCCGACGCTGGCTCGGCGCTTGGCGAAGCTGCCGGGCGCCGGTGCCCTGCCCTGGGCCGATGCGGCCCCGTTGATGCGAGCCCTGGCGGAGGCGCTGGCCCAGGTCCATGCGGCGGGCGTGGTGCACCGGGACCTGAAGCCGGAAAACGTCGTGCTGTCCGAAGGGCGGCTCGTCCTGCTGGACTTCGGGCTCGCGCGGCTGACGGCCCAGGATGATGGGGAGGGACTCTCGCCAGGGCTCACCCGCACGGGTCAGCGGCTGGGAACCCATGAGTACATGTCACCCGAGCAGTGCCGGGACGCGCGATACATCGACGCGCGCGCGGACCTGTATGGGCTTGGGGTCCTGTTCTTTGAGTTGCTGTGTGGCCGGCCTCCCTTTGTCGGAGAGGCGGCAGCGGTGCTCCAGGCGCATGTCTCGCGGCGGCCTCCGGCGATGCGGACGCTCGCGCCTTGGCCGGTGCCCGCGGCGGTGGAGACATTGGTGCAGCGGCTGCTGGCCAAGGTGCCCGAGGACCGGGGAGACAGTGCGCGGTCGCTGGCGGAGGAGTTGCGCGAGCTTCAGGGCGCTGGCCATGCGCTGGGCACCCATGCGGTGTCCGGGGCCCTGGCGGAGAACCCGCGCCACGCCACGGAGGCGCCACGGACGGACACGGGCCCTTCAACCGCCCCCACCCCAGACACCAGCCGGGCCACGCGCGACGTGGCGGTCCTCGGTGTGAAGTCCTCACTGGATGCACCGGCCTTGCAGGCCTCCCTCGCCGGAAGCGGCGTCATCCTCGCGCGCGTGGAGCCAGGCCTCTGCCTCTTCGCGTTCCCCCACGAAGCGGCGGTGGAAGCCGGGCTGCGCGCGGCGCTCCGGGCCGCAGAGGTGCTGAAAGCCGCCCTGCCCCCAAACGCGACGCTCGCGCTTCATTGCGCACCGCTGCGCGTTCGTGAGCGTGCAGGTCGCTTGACGGTGGGTGGCGCGGCGGTGGAGCGGCCCGAGCGGTGGTGGCCATCGTTTGAATCCGTCTCCACCCCTGAGACGGTCGCACTGACGGCCAGCGCCCGGGCCCACCTGGGCGACCTGCCCTCCAGCACGCCGCATGGGGATGCGCTGACATCGCCTGACGTCCTCCTGGGCCGGGACACGGAACGACAGTGGCTGCGCGAAGCCCTGTCGCGCGTGCAGACACACGGTGCGCCCGTGCTGCGCACCCTGCTGGCGGAAGAGGGCCAGGGCAAGACGCGCCTGCTCACGACGTGGCGGAGCGAGCTGGAGGGCATGCCCGGCGTCTCCGTGCGCTTCGTCGAGGCGCTCCCGGATGAAGGGAGCGCGAGCGAGAGCGGGCTGCGAAGCCTCATCAACACCGTCCTTGGCCTGCCATCCCAGACACCCTCGGATGAGGCGCTGCGCCGGCTGCTCGCGGACGCGCGTCCCCCGGTGGATGTGGCCACCGTGCACCCGGCGGCGCGCAGGCAACTGGTGGCGAGGGCCATCGCAGCGCATCTGTGGCGGCTCGCGGCCGCTCAGCCCCTGGTTCTGCTGGTCGATGACGCGCACACGCTGGACCCCACGGCCCTGGATGCACTGGAACTGGCGACGCTCTCTGGCGAGGGGGCGCCCCTGTGCGTGGTGCTCGCCGGCCGGCACCGGCTGCTGGGCCTGCGCCCCTACCTGGGAGAACGCGCACGAGACGCCGAACAGCGAGAGCTTCCTCCCCTTCCGGAACACGATGCGCGCGAGCTGCTTCGCCAGTGGCTGCGCCCCGTAGACCTGATTGCCGAAGGTGTGTTGAGAGAGCTGGTGGACCGCTGCGGTGGCTCACCGCTGCGCATGCTGGAGACGGTGCGTGCCCTCCGAGGCGCGGGCGCCATCCGCACCCGTCCGGATGGAGGTGGCTACCTCGCCGCGGACGCCCTGAACGGGCTGGCCCCGGACCGCCCGGGCGCGGATGAACGGCTCGCAGAACGAAGCCTCTCGGGCCTGCCCCCTGGCATGCGCGCCCCGCTCCAGGTCGCGGCACTCCTGGGAGACGACGTGCGGCTGGAGGAGCTCACCGCCACGCTCGCCCATCTGGAGGCAGACGCGGACCTGGACCTGTCGCTGGACCCGGGCGTCGCGATGGAGCGGCTGGCACGCGCGGGCATGCTGGAGCCCCGAGGGCCGCGACGCTGGCGCTTCGAGCACACCACCCTGCGCGAAGCCTTCACCGCCCTGCTCCCTCCGCCACTGAAGCGGCGCATCTGCACGGCCGCCTTGCGCGCCCTGCCCGCGACGCCCACCGCCCGAAGGGCACGTCTGGCCGAGTCCGCCGGAGATTCCCTCCAAGCCACGGCCCTCCACTGGAACCTGGCCGAATCCGCTCGCCACGCGCACCGGCTCCTGGAGGCGGAACGGCACTACTCGGCCGCCCTGTCGCTGGTGCCGCGCACCGAAGAGGCCGTCCGGCTGGAGCTGCTGTCGGGACGAGGACGCGTGCGCTACCGCCTCCAGCGCATCGACGACGCCGTGGAAGACCTGCGCGCCGCCCGCCTGCTGGCCGAGGCCCACCGCGATGTGGTGCGCGAGGCGGACTTGCTGCTGGAGGAAGCCACCGCCCTCGACTGGCAGGACGACGCGGTGGGCTCCACCGCGCTGCTGGAGCAGGCCCTGCACTGCCTGAAGGACGCGGTCCCCTCGGAGCTGGCCGCGCGCCATGCCCTGGCCCAGGCGCGCGTCCTCGTACGGCGGGAGGACATCACTGGGGCTGTGCCCGCCCTGGAGCGAGCCGTGGAGGCCGCACGGTCCGGAGAGGACTCGGAGACGGAGGCCATCGCCCTGGCCATGCTGGGCGCGATGCTGGCGTGGACCGACCGGCTGGACGAAGCCTCGCGCCGCTTCGACGAAGCCATCGCCCTGTGCGAGGCGACCGGCGACACCCTGCACCTGGGCGTGGCCCTCAACAACCGGATGGTGCTGCATGTCCAGCGCCGGGACGCGGCGAGCGCTCACGCGGACCTGGAGCGCGCGGTGACCCTGGGACGCGAGCTGGGCAACGTGCAGATTGAACGGACCTCCGCCTTCAACCTGGCGCTGCTGCTCGGCTACCAGGGCCGGGCCGTGGAGGCCTTGCCCCTGGCGCGGCGGGCCGGCGTGCTCAGCCAGCGCTTCTTCCCCCGGTCCATGGCCCAGGATGCCCTGCTGGTGGCGCGCCTGTGCTGCGAACTGGGAGACCTGCCCGAAGTCGCACGTCAGCTCGCCTGGCTCGAGGAGCCGGACACGCGGCAGCGTCTGTCACCTTCGGACGCGCTGATGCTGTCCGTGGTCCGGCGCGTCGTGAACGAGGCTCGAGACGCCCTTCCCTACGGCGCCGATGCCTGGGCCCACCTGGTGGAAGCGTCCCGCCGGCTGGCCACGCCTGATGAGCGGCTGGAGATTCTCGTCTGGGCGGCACGCGCGGCTCGCAAGGCCGGAGACACGGTGACGCTGCGGGCTCGGGTCGCGGAGGTCGAGGAGACCGCACGCGAAGCGCCCCTGTGGACGGACCGCGTCCGCGCGCTGGTGGCCCCGGCCGAAAGCCCCTAG
- a CDS encoding serine/threonine-protein kinase, which produces MADGPPREHAISLYGDELEPGALVGDWVIESRVHAGVTAWLYRASHLSTRAPAAVKVVRAEFNHVTNVLRRFQQEADTLRALRHPHIVEVLEHGDLRDGRPWLAMEWLEGESVDQWLTHRGPFSLAEALTVMEELGTALHFAHGRGILHRDLKAQNVMVLPLAEGFTVKLVDFGIARVEPPEGLAGLTSGGAVLGTPVSMAPEQIRGQALDARADLYAMGVLLYQLLTGSLPFEGTSVVEVEEQHLHAPPPHLDERVHAPPALDAVVQRCLAKAPGDRWPDVPAFLDALRAALAPTPDETWAVAVYVDLRFPMALDEPTDADLDARDATLDATLTELETRGWMLALESGNAVLAWKSLPPAAEARVPALVEARQVADALLRQACEAAGDRVEVRVYAHAALCELSTDAQGLPRLAGGELLGLESWASGGTAGEVLLSDALASR; this is translated from the coding sequence ATGGCCGATGGGCCCCCACGCGAACACGCCATATCGCTCTACGGAGACGAGCTGGAACCTGGAGCGCTGGTGGGCGACTGGGTCATCGAGTCACGCGTCCACGCAGGCGTGACCGCGTGGCTCTATCGCGCGTCGCACCTGTCCACCCGGGCTCCCGCCGCGGTGAAGGTGGTGCGTGCCGAGTTCAACCACGTCACCAACGTGCTCCGCCGCTTCCAGCAGGAAGCGGACACGCTCCGGGCGCTGCGCCATCCCCACATCGTGGAGGTGCTCGAGCACGGCGACCTTCGCGACGGACGCCCCTGGCTGGCCATGGAATGGCTGGAGGGCGAAAGCGTGGACCAGTGGCTCACGCACCGAGGCCCCTTCTCCCTCGCGGAGGCGCTGACGGTGATGGAGGAGCTGGGCACCGCGCTGCACTTCGCTCATGGCCGAGGCATCCTGCACCGGGACCTCAAAGCCCAGAACGTGATGGTCCTCCCCCTGGCGGAGGGCTTCACGGTGAAGCTGGTGGACTTCGGCATCGCCCGCGTGGAGCCACCGGAAGGGCTCGCCGGCCTGACGTCCGGCGGCGCCGTGCTCGGCACGCCCGTGTCCATGGCCCCCGAGCAGATTCGAGGGCAGGCCCTGGACGCACGCGCCGACCTGTACGCGATGGGCGTGCTGCTCTACCAACTCCTCACCGGGAGCCTGCCTTTCGAGGGCACCAGCGTGGTGGAGGTCGAGGAGCAGCACCTCCATGCGCCGCCACCGCACCTGGACGAACGGGTGCACGCTCCGCCAGCACTGGACGCCGTGGTCCAACGGTGTCTCGCGAAGGCCCCTGGGGACCGCTGGCCGGACGTGCCCGCCTTCCTCGATGCCCTGCGCGCGGCGCTGGCGCCCACGCCGGATGAGACGTGGGCCGTGGCTGTCTATGTGGACCTCCGCTTCCCGATGGCCCTGGACGAGCCCACCGACGCGGACCTGGATGCCAGGGACGCCACGCTGGACGCGACGCTCACCGAACTGGAGACCCGTGGCTGGATGCTCGCCCTGGAGAGCGGCAACGCCGTGCTCGCGTGGAAGTCACTGCCTCCCGCCGCCGAGGCCCGCGTCCCTGCCCTGGTGGAAGCGCGCCAGGTGGCGGACGCGCTGTTGCGGCAAGCGTGTGAGGCCGCGGGTGACCGCGTGGAAGTCCGCGTCTATGCGCACGCGGCCCTGTGTGAGCTGAGCACGGACGCCCAGGGCCTCCCGCGGTTGGCGGGGGGGGAGTTGCTGGGCCTGGAGTCCTGGGCTTCGGGAGGCACGGCGGGCGAGGTCCTGCTGTCGGATGCACTCGCCAGCCGCTGA
- a CDS encoding sigma 54-interacting transcriptional regulator codes for MSHTERPQGAGRPAEGPDSVQQTRPTGTGRPGTSGAVRRFRFTVLEGPQPGQSKDSNADTFSIGSHGLNDFVIEEPTVSRFHCEVKVDHDGARLRDLDSRNGTVLDGVHVRDAYLRGGSILRLGRVSVRFDFSPETNRLLISDRTTFGELVGSSPVTRASFALMERAAASDATVLLEGETGTGKSRAAFAIHQASARASGPFLTVDCGAIPGNLLESELFGHEKGSFTGAIQRRVGAFEEADGGTIFLDEIGELPAELQPKLLRVLENKEIRRLGANGYQPVNVRVIAATHRDLRAEVNAARFRSDLFFRLAVVRIIIPALRERPEDIPLIAERILTAFGAGSEQLAALSTPEFIAQLQHAAWPGNVRELRNHLERCLVFQDAMPPDAEEVSAQAVLRSLVDPKQPYAEARRRALEVFEREYLDALLKLHGGKVSQAATAADMDRVYLYRLLRRHRLRT; via the coding sequence ATGAGTCACACCGAGCGACCCCAGGGGGCGGGCCGTCCAGCCGAAGGGCCTGATTCCGTCCAGCAGACGCGGCCCACAGGGACAGGAAGGCCCGGGACCTCGGGCGCTGTTCGCCGCTTCCGATTCACCGTCCTCGAAGGTCCGCAGCCTGGGCAGTCCAAGGACAGCAACGCGGACACGTTCTCCATCGGCTCGCATGGGCTCAACGACTTCGTCATCGAGGAGCCCACCGTCTCGCGCTTCCACTGCGAGGTGAAGGTCGACCACGACGGCGCCCGCCTGCGGGATTTGGACAGCCGAAACGGCACGGTGCTCGACGGCGTCCACGTGCGCGACGCGTACCTTCGTGGTGGCAGCATCCTGCGCCTGGGCCGGGTGAGCGTCCGGTTCGACTTCAGCCCGGAGACGAACCGGCTGCTCATCTCCGACCGCACGACGTTCGGTGAGCTGGTGGGTTCGTCGCCCGTGACGCGTGCCAGCTTCGCCCTCATGGAGCGAGCCGCCGCGAGCGACGCGACGGTGTTGCTGGAGGGGGAGACGGGCACGGGCAAGAGCCGCGCGGCCTTCGCCATCCATCAGGCCAGCGCTCGGGCCTCGGGGCCCTTCCTCACCGTGGACTGCGGTGCCATTCCCGGCAACCTGCTGGAGAGCGAGCTGTTCGGCCATGAGAAGGGCTCCTTCACCGGCGCCATCCAGCGCCGCGTCGGCGCCTTCGAGGAGGCGGACGGCGGCACCATCTTCCTGGACGAGATTGGCGAGCTGCCCGCGGAGCTGCAGCCGAAGCTGCTGCGCGTCCTGGAGAACAAGGAGATTCGCCGGCTGGGCGCCAACGGGTACCAGCCCGTCAACGTGCGCGTCATCGCCGCCACGCACCGGGACCTGCGCGCCGAGGTGAACGCGGCGCGCTTCCGCTCCGACCTGTTCTTTCGCCTCGCGGTGGTGCGCATCATCATCCCCGCGCTGCGGGAGCGGCCCGAGGACATCCCCCTCATCGCGGAGCGAATCCTCACGGCCTTCGGGGCCGGCTCCGAGCAGCTCGCGGCGCTGAGCACGCCGGAGTTCATCGCGCAGCTCCAGCACGCCGCGTGGCCGGGGAACGTGCGCGAGCTGCGCAACCACCTGGAGCGTTGCCTCGTCTTCCAGGACGCGATGCCGCCGGACGCCGAGGAGGTGAGCGCGCAAGCGGTGCTGCGCAGTCTGGTGGACCCGAAGCAGCCCTACGCGGAGGCCCGTCGCCGCGCGCTGGAGGTCTTCGAGCGCGAGTATCTGGATGCGCTCCTCAAGCTCCACGGAGGCAAGGTGTCGCAGGCCGCCACCGCCGCGGACATGGACCGCGTGTACCTGTACCGCCTGCTGCGCCGGCACCGGCTGCGGACGTAG